The proteins below are encoded in one region of Aquisphaera giovannonii:
- a CDS encoding sigma-70 family RNA polymerase sigma factor: MSRVYCHPAVKQLKDQQARYAPRERRLEQIERAEQLLAEIEPARNYPYEYLCFRITGYRPEGWSALVLEGGDVRHDLRLLIEDLSSTIRQGVEQAAEPVLTVEEVGKRFNVSTRTVTRWRRQGLVARRFVMEGRTKIGFLESSLERFVASHRDQVDRGSRFRQLTDEERDEIVRRARRMALYRPGQVGLVEVARRIARKMSRSTETVRLTLKAYDREHPDRAIFAPSAAPLDDEAKGQIYLRHRMGVSVDVLASQYGRTRSSIYRLINEVRAHRLLEMKLEFINHESFDDPASEAAIMAPLPEPASGKAPRRPKAPKGLPPYLASLYEVPLLDREQEMHLFRQMNYLKSKAHKLREVLDPAKAKTAELDRIEELQEEALAVKNQIIRANLRLVVSIAKRHVGPSNNFFELVSDGNMSLIRAVEKFDFSRGNKFSTYASWAIMKNFARTIPEENYRRDRFVTGHEEMFEAAADNRTDEHEYESALKRMQEAIKGMLDRLDDRERLIITSRFGLGGSAERTLEQLGRELGITKERVRQIESRGVDKLRKIAGEQKLELPML; the protein is encoded by the coding sequence ATGTCCAGGGTGTACTGCCATCCCGCGGTGAAGCAACTCAAGGATCAGCAGGCCCGCTACGCCCCGAGGGAGCGGAGGCTGGAGCAGATCGAGCGGGCGGAGCAGTTGCTGGCGGAAATCGAGCCGGCGCGGAATTACCCATACGAATATCTCTGCTTCCGGATCACGGGCTATCGGCCGGAGGGGTGGTCGGCGCTGGTCCTGGAAGGCGGCGACGTCCGGCATGACCTCCGGCTGCTGATCGAGGACCTGTCCTCCACGATCCGTCAGGGGGTGGAGCAGGCGGCCGAGCCCGTCCTGACGGTGGAGGAGGTCGGCAAGAGGTTCAATGTCTCCACCCGCACGGTGACCCGCTGGCGGCGGCAGGGGCTGGTGGCGAGGCGGTTCGTGATGGAAGGGCGTACCAAGATCGGTTTCCTCGAGTCGAGCCTGGAGCGGTTCGTCGCCAGCCACCGGGACCAGGTCGATCGGGGATCGCGTTTTCGGCAACTGACCGACGAGGAGAGGGACGAGATCGTCCGTCGAGCTCGTCGGATGGCGCTATACCGCCCCGGCCAGGTAGGACTGGTCGAGGTGGCGCGGAGGATCGCAAGGAAAATGTCACGCTCAACCGAGACCGTCCGACTGACGCTCAAGGCTTACGACCGCGAGCACCCCGACCGCGCCATCTTCGCACCGTCGGCCGCCCCCCTGGACGACGAGGCCAAGGGCCAGATCTATCTCCGCCATCGCATGGGCGTCTCGGTGGACGTCCTCGCGTCGCAGTATGGCCGGACCCGGTCCAGCATCTATCGGCTCATCAACGAGGTCCGGGCGCACCGGCTCCTCGAGATGAAGCTCGAGTTCATCAACCACGAGAGCTTCGACGACCCGGCGTCCGAGGCCGCGATCATGGCGCCGCTCCCCGAGCCGGCCTCCGGCAAGGCCCCGCGGCGGCCCAAGGCCCCCAAGGGCCTGCCCCCGTACCTGGCCAGCCTTTATGAGGTCCCGCTCCTGGACCGCGAGCAGGAGATGCACCTGTTCCGCCAGATGAACTACCTCAAGAGCAAGGCCCACAAGCTCCGCGAGGTGCTCGACCCGGCCAAGGCGAAGACCGCCGAGCTGGATCGGATCGAGGAGCTCCAGGAGGAGGCCCTGGCCGTCAAGAACCAGATCATCCGGGCGAACCTCCGCCTGGTGGTCTCGATCGCCAAGCGGCACGTCGGCCCCTCGAACAACTTCTTCGAGCTGGTCTCCGACGGCAACATGAGCCTGATCCGCGCCGTCGAGAAGTTCGACTTCTCCCGGGGCAACAAGTTCAGCACGTATGCGTCGTGGGCGATCATGAAGAATTTCGCCCGGACGATCCCGGAGGAGAACTACCGCCGCGACCGGTTCGTCACCGGCCACGAGGAGATGTTCGAGGCCGCGGCCGACAACCGGACCGACGAGCACGAGTACGAGAGCGCCCTGAAGCGGATGCAGGAGGCGATCAAGGGGATGCTCGACCGCCTCGACGACCGCGAGCGGCTGATCATCACCAGCCGGTTCGGCCTCGGCGGCTCCGCCGAGCGGACCCTGGAGCAGCTCGGCCGCGAGCTCGGCATCACCAAGGAGCGCGTCCGCCAGATCGAGTCCCGCGGCGTCGACAAGCTCCGCAAGATCGCCGGCGAGCAGAAGCTCGAGCTGCCCATGCTCTGA
- a CDS encoding DUF1559 family PulG-like putative transporter, protein MAFPRVRFTIRRVMVFVALAAVVSGLASRIQRVSEANVREACCNNLRNIALAVTVFSEAKGSYPAGTVANDRFPTERRLSWLVAIAAYLDQWRWLLDLDRPWDADENRVTRGQGTVGPPTAVGRLHIMTCPAASGGREEHMPGWTWYVGIAGLGPDAPELPVGHPRAGVFGYDRRTKPADITDGLATTLLIAETDVDNGPWTAGGPTTVRGLDPSRKPYIGPGRPFGGFHPGSVVVAFADGSVRPLRDTIDPKVFEALSTAAGGEALPAAWDR, encoded by the coding sequence ATGGCGTTCCCCCGAGTGCGGTTCACGATCCGGCGGGTGATGGTCTTCGTGGCGCTGGCGGCCGTCGTGTCAGGCCTGGCCTCGCGTATCCAGCGCGTGTCGGAGGCGAATGTCCGGGAGGCGTGCTGCAACAACCTGCGGAACATCGCACTGGCCGTGACCGTGTTCTCGGAGGCGAAGGGATCGTACCCCGCGGGGACGGTCGCCAATGACCGATTTCCTACCGAGAGGCGATTGAGTTGGCTGGTTGCCATCGCGGCATATCTTGACCAATGGCGATGGCTGCTGGACCTGGATCGGCCCTGGGACGCGGATGAGAATCGAGTCACTCGCGGCCAGGGCACGGTAGGCCCTCCCACCGCCGTGGGCCGGTTACACATCATGACCTGCCCGGCGGCGTCCGGAGGACGCGAGGAGCACATGCCCGGCTGGACCTGGTACGTCGGGATCGCCGGCCTCGGCCCGGATGCGCCCGAGCTGCCCGTCGGCCACCCGCGGGCCGGGGTCTTCGGGTACGACCGTCGGACGAAGCCCGCCGACATCACCGACGGCCTGGCGACCACGCTGCTGATCGCGGAGACGGACGTGGACAACGGCCCCTGGACGGCGGGAGGCCCAACGACCGTCCGCGGCCTGGACCCTTCCCGCAAGCCCTACATCGGCCCGGGCCGTCCGTTCGGAGGCTTCCACCCGGGCTCCGTGGTCGTCGCCTTCGCCGACGGCTCCGTCCGGCCGCTCCGCGATACGATCGATCCGAAGGTGTTCGAGGCGCTCTCGACGGCGGCGGGCGGCGAGGCCTTGCCTGCCGCTTGGGATCGGTGA
- the dinB gene encoding DNA polymerase IV translates to MAAPEVEGGNAEAAPIFGGPPAAPRPRKILHIDMDAFYASIEQRDNPDLRGKPVAVGGARERGVVAAASYEARRFGVRSAMPSVSARRKCPELIFVKPRFDVYRAVSHQIRSIFTEYTPVVEPLSLDEAYLDVTESLRAMASATAMAEEIRARIRAETGLTASAGVSYNKFLAKMASDERKPDGQFVITPRTGPAFVAALPIGKFHGIGPATCARMEELGIRDGEGLRARSLAFLQEHFGKAGVHYYSLARGIDHRPVLADRVRKSIGAETTFAADLFTPDEAREALRPLVEKVWNYREGSTIQARTLTLKVKYSDFRTVTRSRTDHAPFASTAAIEAALHELLGPLFPVERGIRLLGVTLSSFDTEGGRERQLRLPL, encoded by the coding sequence ATGGCGGCGCCGGAGGTCGAGGGAGGCAACGCGGAGGCCGCCCCCATCTTTGGGGGCCCGCCCGCGGCGCCGCGCCCTCGCAAGATCCTTCACATCGATATGGACGCGTTCTATGCGTCGATCGAGCAGCGGGACAATCCCGACCTCCGGGGCAAGCCGGTCGCCGTCGGCGGGGCTCGTGAGCGGGGCGTCGTGGCGGCGGCGAGCTACGAGGCCCGCAGGTTCGGCGTCCGGTCGGCCATGCCGTCGGTCTCGGCCCGGAGGAAGTGCCCGGAGCTCATCTTCGTGAAGCCGCGGTTCGACGTGTACCGGGCGGTGTCGCATCAGATCCGGTCGATCTTCACCGAGTACACGCCGGTCGTCGAGCCGCTCTCCCTCGACGAGGCCTACCTGGACGTCACCGAGAGCCTGCGGGCCATGGCGTCGGCGACGGCCATGGCCGAGGAGATTCGCGCGCGGATCCGCGCCGAGACGGGGCTCACGGCGTCCGCCGGCGTCTCCTACAACAAGTTCCTCGCCAAGATGGCCTCCGACGAGCGCAAGCCCGACGGCCAGTTCGTGATCACGCCGAGGACGGGCCCCGCCTTCGTCGCGGCCCTGCCCATCGGGAAGTTCCACGGCATCGGCCCGGCGACGTGCGCACGGATGGAAGAGCTCGGCATCCGCGACGGCGAGGGGCTGCGGGCACGGTCGCTCGCGTTCCTCCAGGAGCACTTCGGCAAGGCGGGAGTCCATTACTATTCCCTGGCCCGGGGCATCGACCATCGCCCGGTCCTCGCCGATCGAGTCCGCAAGTCGATCGGCGCCGAGACGACGTTCGCCGCCGACCTCTTCACCCCGGACGAGGCCCGCGAGGCCCTCAGGCCGCTCGTCGAGAAGGTCTGGAACTACCGCGAGGGCTCGACCATCCAGGCGCGGACGCTCACCCTCAAGGTCAAGTATTCCGACTTCCGGACCGTCACCCGCAGCCGGACGGACCACGCGCCCTTCGCCTCGACGGCGGCGATCGAGGCCGCCTTGCACGAGCTGCTCGGGCCGCTCTTCCCCGTCGAGCGTGGCATCCGGCTCCTGGGCGTGACGCTCTCCTCGTTCGACACCGAGGGCGGCCGCGAGCGGCAGCTCAGGCTCCCGCTCTGA
- a CDS encoding sugar phosphate isomerase/epimerase family protein: MTRDFNDHRTTRRTFLGGAAALAGVAALPRRGLGVEDARPNSVFGGVRVGCITYSYRGEAESAQDTLKALIDDGLSETELMGGPIQSFAGLGRGHSDADRQAQLARCAELRKMFNDAGVNIHIHKLAFGRDDADIDFHFEVAKVLGCKAITTERNEPMVKRLAPFAEKHKVWVAFHNHTDNTPTIEDIDPLMQVGDYVGFNFDIGHYVAGTKGKSPVPVIEKYHEKIVSLHLKDRTVAGGNVPWGQGQTPIKEVLQLLKKEKWPIYADIEVEYPIPEGSSAVKEVAKCVAYCKEALA, encoded by the coding sequence ATGACGCGGGACTTCAACGACCATCGGACCACCAGGCGGACCTTCCTCGGCGGCGCGGCCGCCCTCGCGGGCGTCGCTGCCCTGCCGCGCCGGGGGCTCGGCGTCGAGGATGCCAGGCCCAATTCCGTCTTCGGCGGCGTCCGCGTCGGCTGCATCACCTACAGCTACCGGGGCGAGGCCGAATCGGCCCAGGACACGCTCAAGGCGCTGATCGATGACGGGTTGAGCGAGACCGAGCTGATGGGCGGGCCGATCCAGTCGTTCGCCGGCCTCGGCCGCGGCCATTCGGACGCCGACCGCCAGGCGCAGCTCGCCAGGTGCGCCGAGCTCCGCAAGATGTTCAACGATGCTGGGGTGAACATCCACATCCACAAGCTCGCGTTCGGCCGGGACGACGCGGACATCGACTTCCACTTCGAGGTCGCCAAGGTGCTCGGCTGCAAGGCCATCACCACCGAGCGCAACGAACCGATGGTCAAGCGCCTGGCCCCCTTCGCCGAGAAGCACAAGGTCTGGGTCGCCTTCCACAACCACACGGACAACACGCCGACGATCGAGGACATCGACCCCCTGATGCAGGTCGGGGACTACGTCGGCTTCAACTTCGACATCGGCCACTACGTCGCCGGCACCAAGGGCAAGTCGCCGGTCCCGGTCATCGAGAAGTATCACGAGAAGATCGTCAGCCTGCACCTGAAGGACCGCACCGTCGCCGGCGGCAACGTACCCTGGGGCCAGGGCCAGACCCCCATCAAGGAAGTCCTCCAGCTCCTCAAGAAGGAGAAGTGGCCGATCTACGCCGACATCGAGGTGGAATACCCGATCCCGGAGGGCTCCAGCGCGGTGAAGGAAGTGGCGAAGTGCGTCGCGTACTGCAAGGAGGCCCTCGCCTGA
- a CDS encoding DUF3565 domain-containing protein — MRRKIVGYHLDDEGHWVADLECGHGQHVRHDPPWMERPWVTTPEGRRGRLGMELDCRRCDEEGTGHGTP, encoded by the coding sequence ATGAGGCGGAAGATCGTGGGCTACCACCTGGACGACGAGGGGCACTGGGTGGCCGACCTCGAGTGCGGCCACGGCCAGCATGTCCGGCACGACCCCCCCTGGATGGAGCGCCCCTGGGTCACCACGCCCGAGGGCCGTCGCGGCCGCCTCGGCATGGAGCTGGACTGCCGCCGCTGCGATGAGGAGGGCACGGGGCATGGCACACCATGA
- a CDS encoding DUF362 domain-containing protein — protein MTPDHTRREFLQRTGATLLAAPMAARPPREPKPQPVAPVGIARCGPYDVKAVLRELELLADRIGGVRDLVGGKTVAVKVNLVGDVHQATLGKPANRTYQVHPSVVLATAALLDRAGARRIRFVESTHQTTPFREYLRDAGWDLNALTAFRTPVEFEDTRNLGLGKRYHAVKVPWGGSLFPGYEINHAYLNCDAYVSLAKLKNHATAGVTLGMKNNFGVTPIALYGQHEPKEDSTHNRAMFHDGQDRPADGLPQELDPASPRRPTYRVPRHIVDAVGIRPIDLVIIDGVETVSGGEGPWVPGLKVQEPRLLLMGRNPVCTDAVAVAAMGYDPMAAGGTGPFPGDNHLAMAASLGLGSNDPKRIEVVGLPLDQARHPFGWQPSRRWT, from the coding sequence ATGACACCGGACCACACCCGCCGGGAATTCCTGCAACGGACCGGGGCGACGCTGCTCGCCGCCCCGATGGCCGCGAGGCCGCCCCGGGAACCGAAACCGCAGCCCGTCGCGCCGGTGGGCATCGCCCGGTGTGGGCCGTATGACGTCAAGGCCGTGCTCCGCGAGCTCGAGCTGCTGGCGGATCGCATCGGAGGTGTCCGCGACCTGGTCGGGGGGAAGACGGTCGCGGTGAAGGTCAACCTCGTCGGAGACGTTCATCAGGCCACGCTGGGCAAGCCCGCCAACCGCACGTACCAGGTCCACCCGTCCGTCGTCCTGGCCACCGCGGCCCTGCTCGACCGCGCCGGGGCGCGTCGAATCCGGTTCGTGGAGAGCACGCACCAGACGACGCCGTTCCGGGAATACCTCCGAGACGCCGGCTGGGACCTCAACGCCCTCACGGCGTTCAGGACGCCGGTGGAGTTCGAGGACACCCGCAACCTCGGCCTGGGCAAGCGCTATCACGCGGTGAAGGTGCCCTGGGGCGGCAGCCTCTTCCCCGGGTACGAGATCAACCACGCCTACCTCAACTGCGACGCGTACGTCTCGCTGGCGAAGCTCAAGAACCACGCCACCGCCGGGGTGACGCTGGGCATGAAGAACAACTTCGGCGTCACGCCGATCGCCCTGTACGGCCAGCACGAGCCGAAGGAAGACAGCACCCACAACCGGGCGATGTTCCACGACGGGCAGGACCGCCCGGCCGACGGCCTGCCCCAGGAGCTGGACCCGGCCTCCCCGCGCAGGCCGACGTACCGCGTCCCCCGGCACATCGTGGACGCGGTCGGGATCCGTCCGATCGACCTGGTGATCATCGACGGCGTGGAGACGGTCTCCGGCGGGGAGGGCCCGTGGGTCCCCGGCCTCAAGGTGCAGGAGCCGAGGCTCCTGCTGATGGGCCGCAATCCCGTCTGCACCGACGCAGTGGCCGTCGCCGCGATGGGCTACGACCCGATGGCCGCCGGCGGGACCGGCCCGTTCCCGGGCGACAACCACCTGGCGATGGCCGCGTCGCTCGGCCTGGGCAGCAACGACCCGAAGCGGATCGAGGTCGTCGGCCTGCCCCTGGACCAGGCCCGGCACCCCTTCGGCTGGCAGCCGAGCCGGCGGTGGACATGA